The sequence CGGCAGTACGCGGCGGGGCGGATCCCGGGCAGCTTCTTCCGCCGCGAGGGCAGGCCGAGCGAACGGGCGGTCCTCTCCGCCCGCCTCATGGACAGGCCCATCCGCCCGCTCTTCCCCAAGGGGCTGACCAACGAGGTCCAGGTCGTCTGCACCGTCCTCTCCTTCGACGGCGACAACCAGCCGGACATCCTGGGCATCCTGGGCGAGAGCATCGCCCTCTCCATCTCCGACATCCCGTTCAACGGGCCGATCGCCGGTGTCACGGTGGGCATGGTCGACGGCAACTTCGTCCTCAACCCGACGCTCGAACAGTACCAGGCGTCGCGCCTGGACCTGACCGTGGCGGGCACCCGCGACGCGGTGATCATGGTCGAGGGGAACGCCGACCAGCTGCCGGAGGAAGACATCCTGGCGGCGATGGACTTCGCCCACAAGGCGATCCGCCAGCTGATCGAATGGCAGGACGGGATCGTGGCCGAGCTGGGCCAGCCCAAGTTCGCCTTCACGCCCGTCAGCGTCCCCCCCGATCTGGAGGAAGCGGTCCGCAGCGAAGCCACCGCGCCGATCCGGAGCTCGCTCCGCAACCCCGACAAGCTGGCCCGGGAGGAGGCGCTGGCCACCGCCAAGGAGACGCTCCTCGCCAGCCTGCTGGAACGCTTCCCCGAGCAGGAGAAGGCGGTCGCCACCGTGCTCGACGCCGTCGAGCGCGAGCAGCTCCGCCAGATGATCCTCGACGAGAAGGTCCGGCCCGACGGGCGCCGCCCGGACGAGATACGGCCGGTCAGCTGCCGCGTGGGGCTCCTGCCCCGGACGCACGGCTCGGCGCTCTTCACGCGAGGGCAGACGCAGGCGCTGACCGTGGCCGCCCTGGGCGCGCTGGAGGACCGGCAGTTCCTCGACTCCCTGGGCGAGCCGGAGGAGTACAAACGCTACCTCCACCACTACAACTTCCCGCCATATTCCACCGGCGAGGTGCGGCCGCTGCGGGCGCCCGGCCGGCGCGAGATCGGCCACGGGCGGCTGGCGGAGATGGCGCTCCAGCGGATGATCCCCTCCGAGGAAGAGTTCCCCTACACCATCCGGCTGGTCTCCGAGATCCTGGAGTCCAACGGCTCCTCCTCCATGGCCTCGGTCTGCGGCAGCACGCTGGCGCTGATGGACGCCGGCGTCCCCATCCGGGAGCCTGTCGCCGGGATCGCCATGGGCCTGATCAGCGAGGGCGAGCAGGTGGAGATCCTCTCGGACATCCAGGGCATCGAGGATCATCTGGGCGACATGGACTTCAAGGTGGCCGGCACGCGCAACGGGATCACCGCCATGCAGCTGGACGCCAAGATCCAGGGCGTCGACCGGCTGATCCTGGCGCGGGCGCTGGAGCAGGCGCGCCAGGGTCGGCTCTTCATCCTGGGCAAGATGCTGGAGGCCATCGACAGGCCTCGCCCCGAGCTCTCGCCGTACGCGCCCCGCATCCTCACGCTGCAGATCCATCCGGACCGGATCCGCGACGTCATCGGCCCGGGTGGCCGGACCATCAACCGCATCGTCCAGGAGACCGGCGCCAAGATCGACGTGGAGGAGACGGGCAAGATCTACGTGGCCACGCCCGACCTGGAGGCGGCCCAGCGCGCGGTGGCCATGATCCACGAGCTGACCCACGAGGTGACGCCGGGCGAGGTCTACCTCGGCAAGGTGGTCCGGCTGACCAACTTCGGCGCCTTCGTCGAGCTGCTGCCCGGGAAGGACGGCCTGGTCCACATCTCCCAGCTCAGCACCGGCCCCGAGCGGGTCGGGCGGGTGGAGGACGTGGTCTCCCTGGGCGACCGGATCCTGGTCAAGGTGACCGAGATCGACGAGCTCGGCCGGGTCAACCTCTCCCGCCGCGACGCGCTTCGCCAGTTCCCCGAGCGCGCCGAGGAGGAGGAGCTCCATCGCAAACCCGCACCTCCCGATCATCACGGTCCCGCCGGGCACGGCGCGGGCAAGGGCGCCGTCAAGGACGGGCGTGCGCCGGGGGCGGACGAGGCGGAACGTGCTCCGCGCCACCGTTCGCGCCACGGCCACCCGCACCGGGGAGGCGGCTCCGGCAGCCCCGGCTCGAACTGACCAGGGTCTTTCTGAAGGGATATCGCAGAGCTTCCTTCCGGACCGGCGAACGGGGGAAGCTTCTTTGCATGGAAGGGCCGGTCATGCTCCGGACATCCCCGGCATAGCCGTGGGGCGGAGGCGAAGACGCTGGCTCGGCGTCGGGGGGCCGGAGGAGGCAAGAAAGGCTTCGACGGCCGGCGGAGCGGCTGGCTCCTGGTCCTGGGGCTGGTCCTGGTGCTGGCGGCGGGCGGTGCCGTGCCGCGGGTGGAACGGCTCCTCTTCGGCGTCCGTGCGGGTGTCACCCTGGACGGCCAGCCCATGGGCGGTCTCCTGCCGGCCGAGGTCCGCTCCAGGGTGGAGAGGATGGCCCACGCCCGGTACCGGCCGCCACGGGACGCCCGCGTCGAGCGCCGCACGGGGCGGATCCTCCCGGAAAGGGCCGGCGAGCAGATCGACGTGGCGGCGACGGTCCGGGCGGTCCTGAACGCACCGGCCGGCGGCCGCGTCCGCGCCGTCCGGCTGCCCATCGAGCCCCGCATCACGGCCAGGCTCCTGCGCTCCATGACCCGCGAGCTGGGCGGCTACCGCACCTGGTTGGAGGGAAGCTGGGAGCGGGTGCACAACATCGAGGTGGGCGCCTCCTCGCTCGACTACGTGCTGGTCCGGCCGGGGGAGGTCTTCTCCTTCTGGAAGGTGCTGGGCGAGCCGACACGGGAGCGGGGCTACCTGGACGCACCCGTCATCTCCGGCGAGGCCTTCGTGCCCGGTCTGGGCGGCGGGCTCTGCCAGGTCTCCTCCACCCTGTACAACGCCGTCCTGGACGCCCACCTGGAGGTGGTGGAGCGGCACGCCCACAGCCTCGCGGTGGATTACGTGCCGCCCGGACGGGACGCGACGGTCGCCTGGGACATGCTCGACTTCCGCTTCCGCAACGACAGCGACGGGCCCATCCTGATCCGCGCCGCCATCGAGGGCTGGCAGCTGCACGTCTGGATCCTGGCTCCGGCGCAGGCTTCGGCAGGCGGCTCGACGAACTAGGCGTGGTCCGGGAGGTGGGGCACGTGGTCGACGCGGGGAGGGCGGAGGATCGCCTGGGCGACATCTTCTTGCGGCAGAAGGAGCTGGACGACGAGATCGCGCGCCTCCGCTCCCTGGACTTCCCCCCGGAGGTCTGGGCGGAGAAGGTGAGCCTCGCCCTGATCGGTGAGCTGATCGAGGTTCTGGAGACGCTCAATTTCAAATGGTGGAAGAACCGGCAGACCGTCGACCGGGCGGCCGTGCGGGAAGAGCTGGCCGACGTCCTCCACTTCTTCGTCAGCCTCTGCCTCCACCTGGGCGTGGGACCCCAGGAGCTCTACGAGGCGTACGTCCAGAAGCAGCGGGAGAACCTGGCGCGGCAGCACGGCCGCTCGAGCCGGGCGGGCTACGCCGCCCTCCCGCCCGAGGAAGGGGAGAGCCATGCTCTGGAGTGAGCTGGAGGGGAAGGAGATCATCAACCTCCGCGACGGCGAGAAGCTTGGCCGGATGTCCGACGCCGACCTGGTGATCGATCCGGCGACCGGCCAGATCCAGGCGCTGGCGGTGGAGAGCGGTTGGCGCCCCCTGGGCGGCCGCAGGCTCTGGGAGATCCCCTGGTCGGAGGTGCGCCGGATCGGCAGCGAAGTCGTGATCGTCGACGTCGATCCCGGCGCCGTCCGGCTCTGAGCCCGGCCGCGCGGACATACTAGACCCGGCAGTCCGCTTCGAGTGGGAGGGTTGAGCCATGGCAAGGACGGTAGCCGGGGTCTTCGCGAACCGGGACGCGGCGGAGCGCGCCGTGCAGGAGCTGAAACGGGCCGGCTTCGACGAGCGGCAGGTCTCCCTGGCGGGCAAGGACGAGCGGGCGCGCCAGGGAGGAGGCGCCGGCCCCGGCGGTGACCAGGGCGGCGCCGGGTGGGGGGATCAGAACCTCTCCAACGGCACGGGTTGGGGCGCCGGCGTCGGCGCCGGCGTCGGCCTCGCCGCCTCGCTGGGCGCCATGGCCATCCCGGGCATCGGCCCGCTGGTGGCCATGGGCCCGCTGGCGGCGACCCTGGGCGGCGCCGCGGCCGGCGGCATCGCCGGTGGCCTCCTGGACATGGGCATCCCGGAAGGCGAGGGACGCCGTTACGAGGAGGAGGTCCGCCGCGGGCGCTTCCTGGCGGTGGTCGAGGACAGCCGGCGTGCCGACGAGGCGGCGCAGATCCTGCGCCGGCAGGGTGCGCAGGAGGTGCGCACCTTCTAGCCCGGCGACGTGCAGTCGAACGGCGGGCGGCGGGGGCGCGCTCGGACAGGCGCCCCCGCTCTCTGTTAGCATGGTCTCTTGCCAGAAGCCCGGAGCGGGAGGGGAAGGCATGAGCGGCACGGTGCGGGTCGTGGTGGCGGGGGCCACGGGCAGGACCGGCAGCGCGGTCACGCGGGGCCTGCTGGCGGCGGACGGGATCGAGGTGGTGGGGGCGGTCGCCCACCGCCACGCGGGGGAGCCGCTCAGCGCCCATCTGGGCGTTCCCACCGCGCTGCAGGTGGAGGGGGACCTGGCGACCTGCCTGGAGCGGGAGCAGCCCGACGTGCTGGTGGACTTCACGCTGCCCGCGGTGGCAGGGGGGAATGCCCTCCTCGCCCTGGAGCGGGGCGTCCGGCCGGTGGTGGGGACGACCGGGCTGGCCGACGAGGAGGTGGACGCCATCCGCCAGCGGGCGCAGGAGCTCCGCCTGGGCGCCGCGGTCATCCCCAACTTCTCCTTCGGCATCCTCCTGCTGAGCCGCTTCGCCCGCGAGGCGACCCGCTTCTTTCCCAAGGTGGAGGTGGTGGAGCTCCACCACGACACCAAGCTGGACGTCCCGTCGGGGACCGCGCTCCACCTGGCGGAGGCGCTGGAGGCGGCGGGCGCGCGTGCCCCGGTGCCCATCCACAGCGTCCGCCTGCCGGGCTTCGTCGCCCGGCACACCCTGATCTTCGGCGGCACCGGGGAGACGCTCACCCTCACCCACGACAGCTCGAGCCGCGACTCCTTCGCGCCGGGCGTCATCCTGGCGGTGCGGCGCGTCCTGCAACTGGACCACGCCGTCTTCGACCTGGGGGAGCTGGTCGGCTAGACCCTCTCCGCCGGCCTGTCCGTTTTCCGCCGGGCACTGGACAGCTTTCCGCTCACGGCTCCCTCGGCCGGCGCATAGGTTGCATGCGCAGGAAGAGAGGGCGGGAGGCGGTGAGGGTGCGTCGCGGGGAACGGATCGCCTTCCTGGGCGGCGGGCGCAGGGAGGCCCGGGCGGCCGCGCGGCTCCGCCAGGAGGGGCTGGAGGTCCTGGAGATCCGCCGCGGGGACGGCTGGGACGAGGCGGGCGCGGCGGAGGCCTTCGCCGGCCTTCGGGCGCTGATCCTGCCGCTGGCCAGCGTCGGCCCCACCCCCGAGGTCCCCGAGGAAGGCGTTCCCGCCTGGCGCCTGGACCCCGGCTGGTTGGCGGCGCTCCCCGCGGGCACCCCGCTCCTCTTCGGCCGCCCGGCCTCCGGCCCTGCCGAACCGGTCCTGGAGGAGATCCTCCGGCGCCACCCGGCCGTCGCCCTTCTGGAGCGCGACGACTTCGCCTGGCTCAACGCGGTGGCCACCGCCGAGGGCGCCATCCTGGCGGCCGCGGAACGGCTGGAGCGGACGCTGGCGGGCGCGCGCCTCCTGGTGCTCGGCTACGGCCGCGTCGGCAGGACGCTCGCCCGCCTCCTCGCCGCATGGAACAGCCGCGTGCTCGTCCTGGCCGCGACCGCGCCCCAACGCGCAGAGGCCCGCGCCGACGGCCTCGAGGCGGCGCCGCTGGAGGCGCTGACCCGGGTGGTTCGGGAGGCCGACCTGCTCTTCAACACGGTGCCGGCGCCGCTCCTGGGTGCCGAACTCTTCCTCGCCCGCCCGGCCCTGCCGGTCCTGGACCTCGCCTCCAGGCCGGGGGGGCTCGATCCTGCCCTCCGGGAGCGCCCGCCGGAAGGGTATCAGATCCTGCCCAACATCCCCGAGCGTTACGCGCCCGCCAGCGCCGGCGAGGTGCTGGCCGAGGTGATCCTGGAGGTCTTGCGGGTGGAGTGGAAAAGGGGGTAAGGTGCATGCGATTCGGGGGTCTGCGCCTGGGCTGGGCCCTGACGGGCTCCCACCACACGGTCGCCCACGTCTTTCCGGTGATGGAGAGGCTCCGGGCCGAAGGGGCTGAGATCATCCCGATCCTCTCCCAGACCCTGGCCACCACGGCGACGCGCTACGGGGACCCGGAGACGTGGTTCAGCCGGGTGGAGGAGATCACCGGGCAAGCCCCGCTGACCACGATTCCGGAGGTGGAACCCTTCGGGCCCAACCGGACGCTGGATCTCCTGGCCGTGGTCCCCTGCACCGGCAACACGATGGCCAAGCTGGCCAACGCGATCAACGACACCGCCGTCACCATGGCGGTCAAGGCGCAGCTCCGGAACGGCCGCCCGGTGGTCCTGAGCATCACCACCAACGACGCCCTGGGGCTGAACGCGGTCAACCTGGGCAGGCTCCTGAACGCCAAGAACATCTATTTCGTCCCGTTCGGCCAGGACGATCCGCTCGCCAAGCCGAACTCGCTGGTGGCCCACCTCGACCTGGTGCCGGAGACCATCGAGGCGGCGCTGGCGGGGCGCCAGCTGCAGCCGCTCCTGCGCAGCTGGCCGGCGGGAGAGCGGTGACGAGACGGGAGGTTTCGGAGTTGGAAGGAGTCCGGGTCGGGATCGTGGGCGCCACCGGGATGGTGGGCAGGACGCTGCTGGAGGTCCTGGAGGACCGCCGCTTCCCGGTGGGCGAGCTGCGGCCCATGGCGACCGAGCGCTCGGCCGGGCGGAGGGTCCGCTTCCGTGGCGAGGAGCTGGAGGTGGAGGAGGCGCTGCCCGAGCGCTTCGACGGGCTCGACCTGGTCTTCATCGCCGCCGGGGACGCGGCCAGCCGGGAGCTCGCCCCAGAGGCGGTCCGGCGCGGGGCGGTGGTGGTCGACAAGAGCAACGCCTTCCGCATGAGCGACGGGGTGCCGCTGGTGGTGCCCGAGGTCAACCCGGAGGCGGTGGCGGACCACCAGGGGATCCTGGCGAGCCCCAACTGTTCCACCATCCAGCTGGTGGTGGCGCTGGCGCCGCTCATCCGCGAGGCGGGCGTGGAGCGGGTCTGGGTTTCCACCTACCAGTCGGTCTCAGGCACCGGGCAGCAGGCGGTGGAAGAGCTGGAGCAGGAGGTGCGGGCCTGGCAGAGCGGGCGCCAGCCGGAGCGCTCCCCGTCGAGCCCCTACCTCCACCCCATCGCCTTCAACCTCCTGCCCCACTGCGACCGGCCGGAGGAGGGCGGGTTCACCCGGGAGGAGATGAAGCTCCTGCGCGAGAGCCGGAAGATCCTGGGCCTGCCCGGGCTCCGGCTGAGCGCCACCGCCGTGCGCGTACCGGTCTTCGTGGGGCACGGCGAGTCGGTGGTCTTCCAGCCCAGCCGCCCCCTGTCCGCCGACGAGGCGAGGGCACTGCTGGCGGAGGCGGCCGGCATCCGCCTGGCCGACGCGGTGGAGGCGGGGGAGTATCCGACGCCGCTGCAGGCGGCGGGGCGGGACGAGGTCTGGGTGGGGCGGATCCGCCCCGACCTGGCGCTGGAAGGGGCCCTGGACCTCTGGATCGTGGCCGACAACCTGCGCAAGGGCGCGGCGACCAACGCCGTGCAGATCGCCGAGCTGCTCCTCGAGCGCGGGCAGCTCTGACGGGAGGTCCCGCCCGTGCGCATCATCGTGCAAAAGTTCGGCGGCACCTCGGTCTCCGACAGCGAGCGCAGGGCGCACGTGGTCCAGCGGGTCCGCTCGGCCCTCTCCAAGGGGCTGCGACCCGTGGTGGTGGTTTCGGCGATGGGGCGGCGGGGTGATCCCTACGCCACCGACACGCTCCTCGACCAGATCCGCGCGGTGGAGCCGGAACCCGACCCCCGGGAGGAAGACCTGATGATCTCCTGCGGCGAGGTGATCTCGGCGACCGTCCTGGCCGCCACCCTGCGCCGCGCGGGGGTCGGCCGGCCCGTCACCCTGACGGGCTGGCAGAGCGGCATCCTCACCGACCATCGCTTCGGCGACGCCCGCATCCTCCGGGTGGAGCCGACGCCGCTCCTGCAGCGACTGGAGCAGGGTCTGCTGCCCGTGGTCACCGGCTTTCAGGGGATCACCGAGGGGGGCGACGTGACCACGCTGGGGCGCGGCGGCAGCGACACCACGGCGGCGGCGCTGGGCGTGGCGCTCCACGCGGAAGAGGTGGAGATCTACTCGGACGTGGAGGGTGTCATGACCGCCGACCCGCGCATCGTCCCCGACGCGCGGACGCTCCACGTCCTCACCTACGAGGAAGTGTTGCAGATGGCCGACCTGGGCAGCCGCATCGTCCACCCGCGGGCGGTGGAGCTGGCGATGCAGGGGAGCGTGCCGCTGCGCATCCGGAGCACCTTCTCCGACGGTCCCGGCACGCTGATCACCCACGCGTTCGAGAGCGCCGGCGCCTGGGCCGACCTCTACGGCGGCCGGATCATCACCGGGGTGGCCCACATGACCGACATGTGCCTGGTCCAGGTGACGGGGAGCCCCCGGGAGGGCGACGGGGCGGGGGAGGGCCGGCTCGACTCGGGCGCCGTCAACCGGCGGATCTTCCGCCCCCTGGCCGAGGCGGGCGTCAGCGTCGACCTGATCAACGTCTCGCCCGACCGCCGTTCCTTCATCGTCCGCGAGGCGGACGCCGAGAAGACGCGAAAGATCCTGGAGCCCCAGGGCTTCGGGGTCTCGCTCCTGCACGGCTGCGCCAAGGTCTCGGTGGTCGGCGCGGGGATGCGGGGACTGCCGGGCGTCATGGCGCGGGTGGTGGAGGCGCTGGCCGAGCGCGGGATCGAGATCCTCCAGACCTCCGACTCCCACGTCACCATCTCCTGCCTGGTCCGGGGCGAGCAGATGGAGGAGGCCGTCCGGGCGCTCCACGAAGCCTTCGAGCTGGGCGAACGACCCAGGGTGTGAAGCGGAGGGGAGAAGATGGCCGCAGCGAGGTTGCCGGGTCGGGTGACGGTGGCGCTGGTCAGCCCCTTCGACGGGCGGGGCGAGCTCGTGCCGGAACGGGCGGGCGAGCTGGCGCACCGGCTGCTGGAGGCGGGAGCGGACGGCTTCCTCATCGGGGGGAGCACGGCCGAGTCGCCCACCCTGTCCGACGAGGAGCTGGAGCGGCTGGTGGCGGCGGTGCGGGAGGCGATCGGCGGGCGGGCGCCCGTCTACGTGGGCACCGGCACCTACGACACCCGCGCCAGCATCCGGCGGAGCCGGAAGGCCGAGGGCTGGGGGGCCGACGGGATCCTCCTGGTGACGCCCTACTACAACAAACCGCCCCAGGAAGGGCTCTACCGCCACTTCCGCAGCGTGGCGGAGGCGGTCTCGCTACCCGTCATGCTCTACAACGTCCCCGGGCGGACCGCCGTCAATCTGGCGCCGGAGACGGTGGTCCGGCTGGTGCGGGACGTGCCCAACATCGTGGCGCTCAAACAGGCCTCGGGCAACTTCGACGAGACGTCGGAGATCGTCCGCCGGACCGAGGGCCGCCTGGCCGTCTACAGCGGCGACGACTCGCTGACGCTTCCGATGCTGGCGGTGGGCGGTGTGGGCGTGATCAGCGTCTCGGGGCACCTGGTGCCCGGACGGCTGGCCGCCATGATCGACGCCTTCCGGCGCGGCGACGTGGAGGAGGCGCGGCGCATCCACCTGGAGCTCCTTCCCCTGCACAGGGCGCTCTTCGTCACCACCAACCCCATCCCGGTCAAGTGGGCGCTGGAGCGGACGGGCTTCCCCGTGGGCGAGTGCCGGCCGCCGCTCGCCCCGCTCTCCGAGGGCGGGCAGGCGGTGGTGGAGGCGGCGCTGAGGGAGACCGGGCTGATCGCCTGAGGCGCCGCCGGGGGCGTGTGCTGGCGGGCGGCCCCGCTTCCTTGTTGGGAGAGGGGGCGGGGCACTATAATACGGCGACGAGTTCGGGCGGACGGACCAATTTCATCACCAAGTGAGGTGGGGTCGGAATAGCCAAAAGCCGACGGCCTCGCCACGGGCGTTCACGTGCCGGGAACGGCCCGGGCGAGCCGCTTAAGATCATCCCGTTGGGCGGCCTGGGCGAGATCGGGAAGAACATGACCGTCTTCGAGTACGGGGGCGACATCCTGATCGACGACGCGGGGCTCGCCTTCCCCGAGGACGAGATGCTGGGGATCGACCTGGTCATCCCCGACTTCACGTATCTGAAGGAGCACCGGGAGAAGGTACGCGGGCTGGTGATCACCCACGGTCACGAGGACCACGTGGGGGCGGTCCCCTACCTGCTGCGCGAGATCCCGGTCCCCGTCTTCGCCTCGCGCCTGGCGCTGGGTCTCATCGAAGAGAAGTTGGCGGAGCACCACATGCAGCTGCCCGAAGGCTCCCGGGTCTACTCGCCGGGGGAGCGGATCGCCTTCGGGGAGAGCTTCACCGTCGAGCCTTTCCGGGTCAACCACTCCATCCCCGACGCCTTCGGGCTGGCGATTCGCACGCCGGTGGGGACGGTGGTCCACACCGGCGACTTCAAGATCGACCAGACGCCGGTGGACGGGCAGGTGGCCGACCTCCAGCGGATGGCCGAACTGGGCCGGGAGGGCGTCCTGCTGCTGATGTCCGACAGCACCAACGCCGAGCGCCCCGGCTATACGCCCTCGGAGAAGACGGTGGGCGTGACGCTGGAGCGGGCCATGGCCATGGCCAGCGGACGGGTGCTGGTGGCGACCTTCGCCTCCAACGTCCATCGCATCCAGCAGGTGATCAGCGCCGCCGTCCGGCACCACCGGCACGTGGCCGTGGTGGGCCGCAGCATGGAGAACACGGTCCAGGTGGCGCTGGAGCTGGGTTACCTCGACGTCAAGCCCGGCACGCTGATCAGCGTCGAGGAGCTGAAGCGCTACAAGGGTCACCAGCTGGCCATCCTGACCACCGGCAGCCAGGGCGAGCCGCTCTCGGCGCTCACCCGCATGGCCACCGGCGACCACCGCTGGGTGGAGATCGTGCCCGGGGACACCGTCATCATCTCCGCCTCGCCCATCCCGGGCAACGAGACGATGATCTACCGGACCATCGACAACCTCTACCACCTGGGGGCCGACGTGATCTACGGGATCGACAACGGCGTCCACGTCTCGGGCCACGCCAGCCAGGAAGAGCTGAAGCTCGTCCTCAACCTGGTCCGGCCGCGCTACTTCCTGCCGGTCCACGGCGAGTGGCGCCACCTGATCCGGCACGGGCGCCTCGCCGAGAGCGTGGGCATCCCCAAGGAGAACGTGCTGATCGGCGAGAACGGCTCGGTCTTCGAGATCCGGCCGGACAGCGCCCGCATCAGCGGCAAGGTGACGGCCGGCGACATCCTCATCGACGGGCTGGGCGTGGGCGACGTGGGCTCCATCGTCCTCCGCGACAGGAAGCAGCTCTCCCAGGACGGCGTGCTGATCGTCGTGGTCACCATGGACCGCGAGAGCCACCAGGTGCGGGGCGGGCCGGACGTGGTCTCGCGCGGCTTCGTCTACGTGCGCGAGTCCGAGCCGCTGATGGAGGGGTTGAAGGAGCGCGTCCGCGAGGCGCTCCAGGCCTGCCAGGCGCAGGGGATCACGGAGTGGAACGGGATCAAGGCGGCCGTCCGCGACCAGGCCGGTCACTTCCTGTTCGAGCGGACGCACCGCCGGCCGATGATCCTGCCCATCATCGTGGAGGTGTGATCGCGAAGGGCGTCCTGCTCTCCGCCTTCGAACGCTACCGCGGGCTGATCGACGACTGGGAGGCCTTCGCCGAGACGGTGGCGCGGCCGCAGCCGGACGCCCTGCGGGCGAACCGGCTCCGCGTCGCGCCGGCGGAGCTGCGCGCCCGCCTGGAGGCGCGTGGCTTCCGCCTCCGTCCCTACCCGTGGGCGCCGGAGGTGATGCGGGTGGAGTCCGGACCCTGCCCGCCCGGCTCCACCTTCGAGCACTGGCTCGGCCTCTTCTACCTCCAGGAAGCGGCCGCGGCCCTCCCCGTGGTCGCCCTCGACCCGCAGCCCGGCGAGCGGATCCTCGACCTGAGCGCCGCTCCGGGCGGGAAGACGACGCAGATCGCGGAGCGGGTGGGGCCGGCGGGCCTGGTGGTGGCCAACGAGGCCGATCCCGCCCGGGCGGGCTGGCTCCTGGCCAACCTCGGCCGGATGGGCGTCACCTCGGTGGTGACGACGGTCACCGACGGGCGTCGCTTCCCCGGCGGCCTCGCCTTTGACCGGGTGCTGGTCGACGCGCCCTGCTCGGGCGAGGGGAACCTGCGGCGCGACAGCCAGGCCCGGAAGCCGGTCCGCCCCGGGCGGCGCCAGCACCTGGCCTCGCTCCAGGAGGCGCTCCTGCGCCGGGCGCTGGAGCTGGTGCGGCCGGGTGGCGTCGTCGTCTATTCGACCTGCACCTTCGCGCCCGAGGAGGACGAGGCGGTGCTGGACGCGGTGCTCCGGGCCGCCCGGGGGGCGGTGGAGGCGGAGGAGCTACCGGCCGGTCTGCCGGGCGTAGAGGGAGCGGGGAGCTGGGAAGGGGTCGACTTCCTCCCGCAGGTTCGCCGGGCGCGCCGGCTCTACCCGCACCACCTGGACTCGGGCGGCATGTTCCTCGCCCGGTTGCGCCGGCTGGGCAGCCTCCCCTGGAGCGGCGGAGGGAGCTCCCCAGACGGTGGGCCGGACCGGGCGCTTCCGGAGGAGAGACCGGACGAGGCCGCCGCGGCCGAGATCGGGGAGTGGCTGGAGGAGCGCTTCGGCATCCCGGTCGCGGCCCTGCGGGGGCTGCACGTCTACCGCCGGGGGGTGCGGACCTGGCTCTCCTCGTCGCCGCAGCTCCCCGCCTGGCCGGAGCGGTGGACGGCGGGGCTGCCGCTCGCCCGCTGGACCGGGCGCCACTGGTGGCCGTCGGGTTTCGCCCTGCACCGGCTCGGGGGGCTGGCGAGCCGCCAGTGGGCGGAGCTGGACCGGGAGCGGTTGCGCGAGCTGCTGGAGGGACGGGGCCTCTCGCCCGAGGCTTCCGGCGTCACCCGGCCCCGGGAGGTGCCGCTGGAACGCGGGCTGGTCATCCTCCGCACCGGCGGCGCGGGGCTGGGGCTCGGCCGCTACGACGGGCATCTCCTCCACGCCAGCCTGGCCCGGGAGCGGGCCAAGCAGCTGCTGAGCTGTCTGGTGCAGCAGGGCGGCATGCCGGAAAGGGCGGACCCCGGGCTGGCGTGAAGGTCTGGAAGGAAATGGCGGGGATCCGTTGGGGACCCTCCGCCGGGACGGCCTGGAGAGCGGACCGTGGCCGCGGTGCTGGTTCCGAAAGCGCGCCGGTGCCATCATCGCGTGCCGGGTGGGCCGTGACCCGCCGGAGGCCGATGTCCCGCCGATAGAGCCGTTCGATCTGCGGGCTCGAGCGCAGCTTCAGGCTTTCGCCGCGGAGCAGCAGCGCGATCGACGACACCGGTGATCACCCGGGACAGGTCCCTCTTGACTCCGCCGATCCCGGAGGCGCGGCGCCAGCTGGATCTGGTCGCGACCGACGGAGCAGGAATCGCAGGTCGCTGACCTTCCTACCATGCTCAAGAATTCCAGGTTGTTGAGTTGAA comes from Bacillota bacterium and encodes:
- a CDS encoding ribonuclease J; translated protein: MIPLGGLGEIGKNMTVFEYGGDILIDDAGLAFPEDEMLGIDLVIPDFTYLKEHREKVRGLVITHGHEDHVGAVPYLLREIPVPVFASRLALGLIEEKLAEHHMQLPEGSRVYSPGERIAFGESFTVEPFRVNHSIPDAFGLAIRTPVGTVVHTGDFKIDQTPVDGQVADLQRMAELGREGVLLLMSDSTNAERPGYTPSEKTVGVTLERAMAMASGRVLVATFASNVHRIQQVISAAVRHHRHVAVVGRSMENTVQVALELGYLDVKPGTLISVEELKRYKGHQLAILTTGSQGEPLSALTRMATGDHRWVEIVPGDTVIISASPIPGNETMIYRTIDNLYHLGADVIYGIDNGVHVSGHASQEELKLVLNLVRPRYFLPVHGEWRHLIRHGRLAESVGIPKENVLIGENGSVFEIRPDSARISGKVTAGDILIDGLGVGDVGSIVLRDRKQLSQDGVLIVVVTMDRESHQVRGGPDVVSRGFVYVRESEPLMEGLKERVREALQACQAQGITEWNGIKAAVRDQAGHFLFERTHRRPMILPIIVEV
- a CDS encoding NOL1/NOP2/sun family putative RNA methylase; its protein translation is MIAKGVLLSAFERYRGLIDDWEAFAETVARPQPDALRANRLRVAPAELRARLEARGFRLRPYPWAPEVMRVESGPCPPGSTFEHWLGLFYLQEAAAALPVVALDPQPGERILDLSAAPGGKTTQIAERVGPAGLVVANEADPARAGWLLANLGRMGVTSVVTTVTDGRRFPGGLAFDRVLVDAPCSGEGNLRRDSQARKPVRPGRRQHLASLQEALLRRALELVRPGGVVVYSTCTFAPEEDEAVLDAVLRAARGAVEAEELPAGLPGVEGAGSWEGVDFLPQVRRARRLYPHHLDSGGMFLARLRRLGSLPWSGGGSSPDGGPDRALPEERPDEAAAAEIGEWLEERFGIPVAALRGLHVYRRGVRTWLSSSPQLPAWPERWTAGLPLARWTGRHWWPSGFALHRLGGLASRQWAELDRERLRELLEGRGLSPEASGVTRPREVPLERGLVILRTGGAGLGLGRYDGHLLHASLARERAKQLLSCLVQQGGMPERADPGLA
- a CDS encoding aspartate-semialdehyde dehydrogenase, giving the protein MEGVRVGIVGATGMVGRTLLEVLEDRRFPVGELRPMATERSAGRRVRFRGEELEVEEALPERFDGLDLVFIAAGDAASRELAPEAVRRGAVVVDKSNAFRMSDGVPLVVPEVNPEAVADHQGILASPNCSTIQLVVALAPLIREAGVERVWVSTYQSVSGTGQQAVEELEQEVRAWQSGRQPERSPSSPYLHPIAFNLLPHCDRPEEGGFTREEMKLLRESRKILGLPGLRLSATAVRVPVFVGHGESVVFQPSRPLSADEARALLAEAAGIRLADAVEAGEYPTPLQAAGRDEVWVGRIRPDLALEGALDLWIVADNLRKGAATNAVQIAELLLERGQL
- the dapA gene encoding 4-hydroxy-tetrahydrodipicolinate synthase, giving the protein MAAARLPGRVTVALVSPFDGRGELVPERAGELAHRLLEAGADGFLIGGSTAESPTLSDEELERLVAAVREAIGGRAPVYVGTGTYDTRASIRRSRKAEGWGADGILLVTPYYNKPPQEGLYRHFRSVAEAVSLPVMLYNVPGRTAVNLAPETVVRLVRDVPNIVALKQASGNFDETSEIVRRTEGRLAVYSGDDSLTLPMLAVGGVGVISVSGHLVPGRLAAMIDAFRRGDVEEARRIHLELLPLHRALFVTTNPIPVKWALERTGFPVGECRPPLAPLSEGGQAVVEAALRETGLIA
- the dapG gene encoding aspartate kinase, whose protein sequence is MRIIVQKFGGTSVSDSERRAHVVQRVRSALSKGLRPVVVVSAMGRRGDPYATDTLLDQIRAVEPEPDPREEDLMISCGEVISATVLAATLRRAGVGRPVTLTGWQSGILTDHRFGDARILRVEPTPLLQRLEQGLLPVVTGFQGITEGGDVTTLGRGGSDTTAAALGVALHAEEVEIYSDVEGVMTADPRIVPDARTLHVLTYEEVLQMADLGSRIVHPRAVELAMQGSVPLRIRSTFSDGPGTLITHAFESAGAWADLYGGRIITGVAHMTDMCLVQVTGSPREGDGAGEGRLDSGAVNRRIFRPLAEAGVSVDLINVSPDRRSFIVREADAEKTRKILEPQGFGVSLLHGCAKVSVVGAGMRGLPGVMARVVEALAERGIEILQTSDSHVTISCLVRGEQMEEAVRALHEAFELGERPRV